A single Acidimicrobiia bacterium DNA region contains:
- a CDS encoding crotonase/enoyl-CoA hydratase family protein, producing the protein MTDQMICFDVEVTDGVATVTMKRPERLNTMIPEFWDELPALVRDLDARGDVRAVVIVSTGKHFSAGMDLAVFGGGAGGSTKERGRTAANTRLNVLHLQETFSALEKARMPVLVAIQGGCIGGAVDMVTAADMRYATEDAFFCIQEINIGMTADVGTLQRLPKLIPEGVCRELAYTGRRMPAAEAKAVGLVNEVFPDHETMLEAVQLVAAEIASKSPLAIWGTKQMINYTRDHSTADSLDHIATWQAGMFVAVDMKEAFESQAEGRDSDFEDLFPFQGGVGALTKDD; encoded by the coding sequence ATGACTGACCAAATGATTTGTTTTGATGTAGAAGTTACTGACGGCGTGGCCACGGTAACCATGAAACGCCCCGAGCGTTTAAACACCATGATCCCCGAGTTCTGGGATGAACTGCCGGCCTTGGTGCGCGACCTTGATGCCCGGGGCGATGTACGAGCGGTGGTCATTGTCTCCACTGGTAAGCATTTCAGCGCCGGCATGGACCTGGCGGTCTTTGGTGGTGGAGCAGGCGGCAGCACCAAAGAGCGAGGCCGTACCGCAGCCAACACCCGACTCAACGTGCTGCACCTGCAAGAAACTTTTTCTGCTCTAGAAAAAGCTCGTATGCCAGTGCTGGTGGCCATTCAAGGCGGCTGCATCGGCGGAGCAGTAGACATGGTGACGGCCGCGGATATGCGCTACGCCACCGAAGACGCCTTCTTTTGCATTCAAGAAATAAACATTGGTATGACGGCCGATGTCGGTACCTTGCAGCGCTTACCGAAACTGATTCCCGAAGGAGTATGCCGAGAGTTGGCCTACACCGGTCGCCGTATGCCGGCCGCCGAAGCCAAAGCGGTGGGCTTAGTAAACGAAGTGTTCCCCGACCACGAAACCATGTTGGAAGCAGTACAACTGGTGGCCGCCGAAATAGCCAGCAAGTCACCGCTGGCTATTTGGGGCACCAAACAAATGATTAACTACACCCGTGATCACAGCACCGCCGACTCGCTGGATCACATCGCTACCTGGCAAGCCGGCATGTTTGTAGCCGTCGACATGAAAGAAGCTTTTGAGTCGCAAGCCGAAGGACGAGACAGCGATTTTGAAGACCTGTTTCCGTTTCAAGGCGGCGTGGGAGCACTCACCAAAGACGATTAG
- a CDS encoding adenosine kinase, whose product MVGTTENTATFDVVGVGNAIVDVLAEVDDAFINQHSLAKGGMTLIDADRALQLYEAMPPGLEISGGSAANTMVGVAGFGGRAAYIGKVSADSLGDHFGRDLAEAGVNFSVPGSPEGLPTARCLIQVTPDAQRTMNTFLGVSSHLTRDDVDPELVASGATLYCEGYLWDREVAKDAIRYAMDAAREANRRVALTMSDQMCVDRHRQEWQTLLDDRVDVVFANRSELCAFYQVDDLDQAVDAVASHVELAFITLGPRGSLVVNGSQRIEVPADELDGVVDTTGAGDLYASGVLYGLSRGVALEQAGRLGSIAAAEVISHLGARPGDNLTEVAQRIIG is encoded by the coding sequence ATGGTGGGTACAACAGAAAACACGGCGACTTTTGACGTGGTCGGTGTCGGTAACGCCATTGTTGATGTGCTGGCCGAAGTAGACGACGCTTTCATTAACCAGCACTCGCTGGCTAAAGGCGGCATGACCCTCATCGACGCCGACCGAGCGCTACAACTCTACGAAGCCATGCCGCCCGGGTTGGAAATCAGCGGAGGTTCGGCGGCCAATACTATGGTTGGGGTGGCCGGTTTTGGCGGGCGAGCGGCTTATATCGGCAAAGTCAGTGCCGATAGCCTCGGTGATCATTTTGGCCGAGACCTCGCCGAAGCCGGGGTTAACTTTTCGGTTCCGGGATCCCCCGAAGGCTTACCCACGGCCCGCTGCTTGATTCAAGTGACCCCCGATGCGCAGCGCACCATGAATACTTTTCTGGGGGTTTCGTCGCACCTCACCCGAGACGATGTTGACCCCGAACTGGTGGCTTCGGGAGCCACGTTGTATTGCGAGGGTTACCTCTGGGATCGTGAAGTAGCCAAAGATGCTATTCGGTACGCCATGGATGCCGCTCGAGAAGCTAACCGTCGAGTGGCCCTCACCATGTCGGACCAAATGTGCGTTGATCGCCACCGCCAAGAATGGCAAACCCTGCTTGATGACCGGGTAGATGTGGTGTTTGCCAACCGATCAGAACTCTGCGCCTTTTATCAAGTTGACGATCTAGATCAGGCGGTAGATGCAGTAGCTAGTCACGTGGAGTTGGCTTTCATCACCTTGGGGCCACGAGGTTCGCTTGTCGTCAACGGATCGCAACGCATTGAGGTGCCAGCTGACGAACTCGACGGGGTAGTGGATACCACCGGAGCCGGCGACCTTTATGCTTCCGGAGTGCTTTACGGCCTTAGCCGTGGGGTAGCGCTTGAACAAGCGGGCCGCTTGGGGAGCATCGCCGCCGCCGAAGTAATCAGCCACCTCGGAGCCCGTCCGGGTGATAATCTGACCGAGGTAGCGCAACGTATTATCGGGTGA
- a CDS encoding M1 family peptidase, whose translation MPSHRLSRTVLPQHYALHLVPDLENHTFTGSVRIEATADQALKELTLNAIELNVSSAQVNGQAVGFSLDTDLEQLTLSGLVAAGPLTIDLEFSGILNDRLRGFYRSTLNIEGQDHTVATTQFQSTDARRCFPCFDEPDFKATFGITLDAPSGLLAISNGAEVSRTSLTPQVDRVVFADTIALSTYLVAFVVGPLAATDPIDVGGIPVRVIHPPGKGHLTQFALEVAAHSLRWFAEWYDLPVPGGKVDLVALPDFAFGAMENLGCITFREVLLLVDPEQATQQELEAVAAVLSHELAHLWFGDLVTMRWWNGIWLNEAFATFMEMKAVETFRPQWDIWTGFGTSRAAALDVDSLAATRPIEYPVETPADAEGMFDLLTYEKGAAVVRMLEQFLGQEVFRNGVRRYLANHLYGNTDNEDLWQALEEVSGQPVGDLMQDWIFQGGHPEVTGEVTGETLTLRQQPFRYNPGGADQHWSIPVRLRTTEGTQAVLLAGDQPVTVQLDAPLCNLNADASGFYRSSLPEAQATTAAERANLIGDRWAQTLAGRQDPHQFVAAMEPYALDGDLAVWQAILGGLTTLDLFSPGRPVAGVVDLLLPLAETLSWSGPLHEDQRTQQLRGLLLGALGQLGHHQPTIDRCRELWSSGAVDPAVTAAAVSVTARFGDAATFGLFRQRADQATTAQEEQRFLRALALFPGQQELLVLLEEIVAGGIRSQDAPFILRQALMHPEHRNLVWATVTEHWGTLSSQLPSNSIARLLEGVRALIDPNLHPDVDQFLDQHPVPQGALVVAQHRERRRVNVRLAQRLASK comes from the coding sequence ATGCCGTCACATCGTTTAAGCCGCACCGTACTCCCCCAGCATTACGCCTTGCATTTGGTGCCGGATCTTGAAAATCACACCTTCACCGGTTCGGTGCGCATTGAGGCCACCGCCGACCAAGCCTTAAAGGAGTTGACGCTCAACGCCATTGAACTCAATGTTTCTTCGGCTCAGGTAAATGGCCAAGCGGTAGGTTTCTCCCTTGATACTGACCTTGAGCAACTTACCCTTTCGGGGTTAGTGGCTGCCGGGCCGTTGACTATCGATCTTGAATTTTCCGGCATCCTCAATGACCGGTTGCGGGGCTTCTACCGCAGTACCTTGAACATCGAAGGCCAAGACCACACGGTGGCTACCACTCAGTTTCAATCCACCGATGCCCGACGGTGTTTTCCTTGTTTTGATGAGCCGGATTTCAAAGCCACTTTTGGTATTACTTTGGATGCCCCCTCGGGTTTGCTAGCTATTTCTAATGGCGCAGAGGTTTCTCGTACTTCGTTGACTCCGCAGGTAGATCGGGTGGTTTTTGCCGACACCATTGCGCTTTCTACGTACTTGGTGGCTTTTGTAGTGGGCCCTTTGGCCGCTACCGACCCCATTGATGTGGGAGGTATTCCGGTACGGGTCATTCATCCTCCGGGCAAAGGGCACCTCACTCAATTTGCTTTAGAGGTGGCAGCCCATTCACTCCGCTGGTTTGCCGAGTGGTATGACCTGCCCGTACCGGGCGGCAAGGTCGACTTGGTGGCTTTGCCCGATTTTGCTTTTGGGGCCATGGAAAACTTGGGTTGTATCACTTTTCGAGAAGTGTTGTTGTTGGTAGACCCTGAGCAAGCCACCCAACAAGAACTTGAAGCGGTCGCTGCGGTGCTTAGCCACGAACTAGCCCACCTTTGGTTCGGCGATTTGGTCACCATGCGTTGGTGGAACGGCATTTGGCTCAACGAAGCGTTCGCCACTTTCATGGAGATGAAAGCGGTGGAGACTTTTCGCCCTCAGTGGGACATCTGGACGGGTTTTGGCACCTCTCGAGCGGCCGCTTTGGACGTTGATTCTTTGGCCGCTACCCGGCCCATTGAGTATCCGGTGGAAACCCCGGCCGACGCCGAAGGCATGTTTGATTTGTTGACTTATGAAAAAGGCGCCGCCGTGGTGCGCATGTTGGAACAGTTTTTAGGCCAAGAGGTTTTCCGCAACGGGGTGCGCCGTTATTTGGCTAACCATCTTTACGGCAACACCGACAATGAAGATTTGTGGCAAGCCCTTGAGGAGGTTTCGGGGCAACCGGTGGGTGATTTAATGCAGGATTGGATTTTTCAAGGCGGCCACCCCGAAGTAACCGGCGAGGTAACCGGCGAGACATTGACGTTGCGTCAACAGCCCTTTCGCTACAACCCCGGAGGGGCCGACCAGCACTGGTCGATTCCGGTGCGTTTGCGTACCACCGAGGGAACGCAAGCAGTTTTGCTGGCCGGCGACCAACCGGTCACGGTGCAACTTGATGCACCGCTGTGCAACCTCAATGCTGATGCTTCTGGGTTTTATCGCTCCTCTTTGCCGGAGGCTCAGGCCACCACTGCAGCCGAACGAGCTAATCTGATTGGCGACCGGTGGGCTCAAACGCTGGCGGGGCGTCAAGACCCTCACCAGTTTGTGGCTGCTATGGAGCCTTACGCCCTTGACGGCGATTTAGCGGTGTGGCAAGCCATTTTGGGTGGACTCACCACCCTTGACTTGTTTTCGCCGGGCCGACCGGTTGCCGGGGTAGTTGACTTGCTGCTTCCTTTGGCCGAAACCTTGAGTTGGTCAGGCCCGCTCCACGAGGATCAACGCACTCAACAACTCCGGGGCCTTCTTTTGGGTGCTTTGGGTCAACTGGGCCATCACCAGCCCACTATTGACCGGTGCCGGGAACTTTGGTCTTCTGGGGCTGTTGACCCGGCGGTAACGGCGGCCGCCGTGAGCGTCACCGCCCGTTTTGGTGATGCTGCTACCTTCGGTCTTTTTCGCCAACGAGCCGACCAAGCAACCACTGCTCAAGAAGAGCAGCGTTTCTTGCGAGCTTTGGCGCTTTTTCCTGGACAACAAGAGCTCCTGGTCTTGCTTGAAGAAATCGTCGCCGGAGGCATCCGCTCCCAGGACGCCCCGTTTATTCTTCGCCAAGCGCTTATGCACCCCGAACACCGCAACTTGGTGTGGGCTACGGTGACCGAGCATTGGGGCACCCTCTCCAGCCAGCTGCCTTCCAACAGTATCGCCCGTTTGTTAGAAGGTGTCCGGGCTTTGATCGACCCAAATCTTCACCCCGATGTGGACCAGTTTTTAGATCAGCATCCGGTGCCCCAGGGAGCATTAGTGGTGGCTCAACACCGAGAGCGCCGCCGAGTAAACGTGCGCTTGGCCCAACGTTTGGCTAGTAAGTAA
- a CDS encoding thioredoxin, which translates to MGKRFFARNDKNKPEAKVAAPQEPAPITDLGESDFFDSLDGHATVVDFWAPWCNPCKTLHPVFEEIARNQATENVHFVRVNIDESPGLASALGIMSIPTLMLCDLGGNEVDRITGMPNRQRLDAFVAQAGSLTT; encoded by the coding sequence ATGGGCAAAAGATTTTTCGCACGAAATGATAAAAACAAACCAGAGGCAAAGGTTGCGGCGCCACAAGAGCCAGCGCCCATTACCGACCTTGGTGAAAGTGACTTCTTTGACTCACTAGATGGCCACGCCACTGTGGTGGACTTTTGGGCCCCCTGGTGTAACCCATGTAAAACACTGCACCCAGTATTTGAAGAAATCGCTCGTAACCAGGCCACGGAAAACGTTCATTTTGTTCGAGTGAATATTGATGAGTCTCCGGGCCTGGCCTCTGCCTTGGGTATTATGAGTATCCCGACGCTGATGCTTTGTGATCTTGGCGGTAACGAAGTAGACCGCATCACGGGCATGCCCAACCGTCAGCGGTTAGATGCGTTCGTAGCCCAAGCCGGCTCTTTGACGACTTAA
- a CDS encoding FAD-dependent oxidoreductase, with protein MRKSITIVGASLAGLRGAEALRRDGFNGPISLIGDEPHAPYDRPPLSKKILAGDWEADRAALTPAERFADLNLDLRLGSRATKLNVDSQTLWVDGEPEAYQGLLIATGARCRTLPGTEGMNGVHTLRSLNDCLAIRTALEAGPRRLVVVGAGFIGAEVAATAVGRGVPTTLIESLAAPLERVVGNMVGEVVAEVHRSNGVDLRCGVGVTAVHGREQIEAVELTDGTIIETDLLVVGIGVLPNTEWLEGSGLTIENGVVCDETCLAAPGVTAAGDVARWLNQRYGELMRVEHWDNAVEQGPYAARRLLVDQPADPFTPVPWFWSDQFDRKIQLAGRPSPDDEVQIVNGSIEEHRFAAFYGSHGKLRAVFGMNRPRQVMQGKNLLAQGASWQEALAVAAAWE; from the coding sequence GTGCGAAAATCTATAACCATCGTCGGGGCTTCGCTGGCCGGCTTACGCGGTGCCGAAGCGCTACGCCGAGACGGGTTTAACGGCCCCATTTCGTTAATAGGCGACGAACCCCACGCTCCCTACGACCGGCCACCGTTGTCAAAAAAAATATTGGCGGGCGACTGGGAAGCCGACCGAGCGGCCCTCACCCCGGCAGAACGTTTCGCAGACCTCAACCTTGACCTCCGCTTAGGTAGCCGAGCCACCAAACTCAATGTAGACAGCCAAACCCTGTGGGTAGACGGTGAACCGGAGGCTTACCAGGGGTTGCTAATAGCCACCGGCGCCCGCTGTCGAACCTTGCCCGGCACCGAAGGTATGAACGGGGTGCACACCCTGCGCAGCCTCAACGATTGCTTAGCGATTCGCACCGCACTGGAAGCCGGCCCCCGCCGACTGGTGGTGGTCGGTGCCGGTTTCATTGGCGCCGAAGTAGCAGCGACTGCGGTAGGGAGGGGCGTACCCACCACCCTGATCGAATCATTAGCAGCACCCTTAGAACGAGTAGTGGGGAACATGGTGGGGGAGGTGGTGGCCGAAGTGCACCGGTCAAACGGGGTGGATTTGCGGTGCGGGGTCGGGGTGACTGCAGTGCACGGCCGAGAGCAAATAGAAGCCGTAGAACTCACCGACGGCACAATCATTGAAACCGACTTGTTGGTGGTGGGCATTGGCGTGTTACCCAACACCGAATGGCTAGAGGGCTCGGGCCTGACCATTGAAAACGGTGTGGTCTGTGACGAAACCTGCTTAGCAGCACCAGGGGTGACGGCCGCCGGCGATGTGGCCCGCTGGCTAAACCAGCGTTACGGCGAACTCATGCGAGTAGAGCACTGGGACAACGCGGTGGAACAAGGCCCCTACGCTGCTCGGCGTTTACTCGTTGATCAACCGGCCGACCCATTCACCCCCGTGCCGTGGTTTTGGAGCGACCAGTTTGACCGCAAAATCCAGTTAGCGGGCCGCCCCAGCCCCGACGATGAGGTGCAGATCGTGAACGGCTCAATTGAGGAGCATCGCTTCGCGGCTTTTTACGGCAGCCACGGAAAACTCCGAGCAGTTTTTGGTATGAACCGGCCGCGCCAAGTCATGCAAGGTAAAAACTTGTTAGCCCAAGGAGCCAGTTGGCAAGAAGCTCTCGCGGTAGCCGCAGCATGGGAATAA
- a CDS encoding ferredoxin yields MRIVVDYDLCESNATCMDLAPDVFEVRDDDFLYVLNETPSDDRREVMEDAVRRCPKQAIALKD; encoded by the coding sequence ATGCGAATTGTGGTTGATTACGACCTCTGCGAAAGCAACGCCACCTGCATGGACCTCGCCCCGGATGTATTTGAAGTACGAGACGACGACTTTCTCTATGTGCTGAACGAGACCCCGAGCGACGACCGTCGAGAAGTAATGGAAGATGCAGTGCGCCGTTGCCCCAAACAAGCAATAGCACTTAAAGACTGA
- a CDS encoding Zn-dependent alcohol dehydrogenase yields MLAAIMTKVPTDELVIADDVTLRDMGPGDVKIKIAHSGVCHSDLSAMNGTIPQAPPAVLGHEGAGVVTEVGSAITHVVPGDHVIIAFSPPCGTCAYCTGRGQPNLCLTGYFTMNSNPQFRQGDNVVGSMTGCGTFAEETIVAGIAAIKIDNDVPLDVAALVGCGVTTGVGAALNTAKVTPGSSVMVIGAGGVGIAAIQGAAIAGAAVIVAVDLHEGKLDRAKAFGATHAVVPDDVPAVMAEITGGEGFDFTLECIGLPTTMRQAFDLTRRGGTACIVGVGRAEETFELSAFEMFFSEKILVGSMYGGADVRTDFNRFLRLYKAGRLDLEGMISRRIKLDEVNDALSCMGDADVIRQVIDFD; encoded by the coding sequence ATGCTGGCCGCAATAATGACCAAAGTCCCCACCGACGAACTCGTCATCGCCGACGACGTCACCCTCCGGGACATGGGCCCCGGCGACGTCAAGATAAAGATCGCCCACAGCGGGGTCTGCCACTCTGACCTCTCGGCCATGAACGGCACCATTCCTCAAGCCCCACCCGCCGTGTTGGGCCACGAAGGAGCCGGGGTAGTCACCGAAGTAGGAAGCGCCATAACCCACGTGGTGCCCGGCGATCACGTCATCATTGCCTTCTCCCCACCCTGCGGCACCTGCGCCTATTGCACCGGCCGCGGCCAGCCCAACCTGTGCCTCACCGGTTACTTCACCATGAACTCCAACCCCCAATTTCGCCAAGGAGACAACGTGGTGGGCTCCATGACCGGTTGCGGAACCTTCGCCGAAGAAACCATTGTGGCCGGCATTGCCGCTATCAAAATTGACAACGACGTACCCCTTGACGTGGCCGCCTTGGTGGGCTGTGGGGTAACCACTGGGGTAGGCGCAGCATTGAACACGGCCAAGGTAACCCCCGGATCATCGGTCATGGTTATCGGTGCCGGCGGCGTAGGGATTGCGGCCATTCAAGGAGCGGCTATCGCCGGAGCGGCGGTCATCGTGGCCGTGGACCTTCACGAAGGAAAACTTGACCGAGCCAAAGCCTTTGGCGCCACCCACGCTGTGGTGCCCGACGATGTACCGGCGGTAATGGCCGAGATCACCGGGGGCGAAGGGTTTGACTTCACCTTGGAATGCATTGGCTTGCCTACCACCATGCGTCAAGCCTTTGACCTGACCCGTCGGGGCGGCACCGCTTGCATCGTCGGCGTGGGTCGGGCCGAAGAAACTTTTGAACTTTCGGCTTTCGAAATGTTCTTTTCAGAAAAAATCTTGGTTGGCTCCATGTACGGCGGAGCCGACGTGCGCACCGATTTCAACCGTTTCTTACGGCTTTACAAAGCCGGGCGCCTAGACCTTGAGGGCATGATCTCTCGCCGTATCAAGCTCGACGAGGTCAACGATGCCTTGTCCTGCATGGGCGACGCTGATGTGATTCGTCAAGTTATTGACTTTGACTGA
- a CDS encoding enoyl-CoA hydratase: protein MELKVTRLERHHSTAVIVLSRPPRRNAWTGRMHTEYRWLLQQVEEDPTVKVIVVTGDPEGKAFGVGADAGALDGHVDRGGYASGVADDIALPGYGVDSVFDADFAYHFGLTKPVIAALNGATAGISLVLACFADLRFAVPGAKLTTSHGKLGLPAEYGLSWLLPRLIGLGRANDLLLTSRVVLAEEAHTLGLVTAVFEAEDFMGQVHRWIDEFLGPVARSSLAATRHQIYLDLHRDVATSVEDSLDRLNEHMAGPDFSEGVAALGEKRPPNFP, encoded by the coding sequence ATGGAGTTAAAGGTCACCCGTTTAGAACGCCACCATTCCACGGCGGTCATCGTGTTGTCGCGTCCGCCGCGCCGTAATGCGTGGACGGGCCGTATGCACACCGAGTACCGGTGGTTGCTGCAACAGGTCGAAGAGGACCCAACGGTCAAGGTCATTGTGGTTACCGGCGACCCAGAGGGAAAAGCTTTTGGGGTAGGGGCCGATGCTGGGGCTTTAGATGGCCACGTTGACCGCGGTGGTTACGCCTCGGGGGTCGCTGATGATATTGCGCTTCCGGGCTACGGGGTTGACTCGGTTTTTGATGCCGATTTTGCTTACCATTTTGGTTTGACTAAACCGGTTATTGCGGCGCTTAATGGGGCAACGGCGGGCATTAGTTTGGTGCTGGCGTGTTTTGCTGATCTGCGTTTTGCTGTGCCGGGGGCCAAACTCACTACTTCGCACGGCAAGTTGGGGTTGCCGGCCGAATATGGATTGTCTTGGTTGTTGCCTCGCCTGATTGGTTTGGGGCGGGCCAATGACTTGTTGTTGACTAGTCGGGTGGTGCTGGCCGAAGAGGCGCACACTCTGGGCTTGGTGACTGCGGTTTTTGAGGCGGAAGATTTTATGGGTCAGGTCCACCGGTGGATTGACGAGTTTTTGGGCCCGGTGGCGCGGTCAAGTTTGGCGGCCACCCGGCATCAGATTTATTTAGATTTGCATCGCGACGTTGCTACCTCGGTTGAGGATTCATTAGACCGCTTGAACGAACACATGGCGGGGCCTGATTTTTCTGAAGGAGTGGCGGCATTGGGTGAAAAACGGCCGCCGAACTTTCCTTAG
- the rraA gene encoding ribonuclease E activity regulator RraA, whose protein sequence is MTEQAPWATADLCDAHGEDVQVLDGGFANYGGVASFSGPLTTLAVENDNTLVRTALEEPGQGRVLVVAGHGSTTCALLGGNLGALAAANNWAGVVVDGCVRDLDELATHAVGVRARGACPRRSVKAGKGQRDVAVKIGEITLTPGMFLYADADGLVAAQKALL, encoded by the coding sequence ATGACCGAACAAGCCCCTTGGGCCACCGCCGACCTTTGCGACGCCCACGGCGAAGATGTGCAAGTGCTTGACGGCGGGTTCGCCAACTATGGCGGGGTAGCGAGTTTCTCTGGGCCACTTACCACCTTGGCTGTAGAAAACGACAACACCTTGGTACGCACTGCTTTAGAAGAACCCGGCCAAGGACGAGTATTGGTGGTGGCCGGCCACGGCTCAACAACCTGTGCCTTATTGGGCGGCAACCTCGGAGCATTAGCCGCCGCAAATAACTGGGCCGGCGTAGTGGTTGACGGCTGCGTGCGCGACCTCGACGAGTTGGCGACCCACGCCGTAGGAGTACGAGCCCGCGGTGCTTGCCCCCGACGCAGCGTAAAAGCCGGAAAAGGCCAGCGAGATGTTGCGGTAAAAATAGGCGAAATAACCCTAACCCCCGGCATGTTTCTCTACGCCGACGCCGACGGCCTGGTGGCAGCCCAAAAAGCTTTGCTCTGA
- a CDS encoding arsenate reductase encodes MKEPPTAELLTRIAAGLDGPVEDLVRKDSQFKKRELNADHYVGNPEAVVALLADRKALLQRPVLVRGDLEGTGPLEACVGRPKDKLYQFIGQK; translated from the coding sequence ATGAAAGAGCCCCCCACCGCAGAACTGCTGACCCGCATCGCTGCGGGCTTAGACGGACCAGTAGAAGACCTAGTGCGCAAAGACTCACAGTTCAAAAAACGTGAACTCAACGCTGACCACTATGTAGGCAACCCCGAAGCCGTGGTGGCTTTGTTGGCCGACCGAAAAGCTTTGCTCCAACGCCCGGTATTAGTGCGCGGCGACCTTGAAGGCACCGGGCCGTTAGAAGCCTGCGTAGGCCGCCCCAAAGACAAGCTTTACCAGTTCATTGGCCAAAAATAG
- a CDS encoding P-II family nitrogen regulator, whose amino-acid sequence MQLVTAVIKPFKLDDVKDGLAAMGIQGMTVSEVQGFGRQGGHSETYRGTEYKVLFTPKTRVEVVVDDDQADAVVEAIVDAARTEKIGDGKVWVTEVSNLVRIRTGERGSSAV is encoded by the coding sequence ATGCAACTAGTAACCGCAGTAATCAAACCCTTTAAACTCGACGATGTAAAAGACGGCCTTGCCGCAATGGGCATTCAAGGCATGACGGTTAGTGAAGTTCAAGGCTTCGGTCGACAAGGCGGCCACAGCGAAACCTACCGAGGTACCGAATACAAGGTGCTCTTCACCCCCAAAACACGGGTCGAAGTAGTCGTAGATGACGATCAAGCCGACGCCGTAGTTGAAGCAATCGTAGACGCCGCCCGCACCGAAAAAATCGGCGACGGCAAAGTATGGGTCACCGAAGTAAGCAACCTGGTGCGCATCCGCACCGGTGAACGCGGCTCCAGCGCCGTTTAA
- a CDS encoding GntR family transcriptional regulator, with product MAAPLVAQFTDHHGQSRRLVLRLNSHTSVPLFEQLRAQISVMVAVGRLEPGCRLPTVRQLAEQLRLAPGTVARTYRELESDGITRGQGRSGTFVADEPPHSEPMEERRQRLKQSAQRFAFEVRQLGIELHQAIAAFEQALSAEETAEG from the coding sequence ATGGCCGCTCCTCTTGTCGCACAGTTCACCGATCACCATGGCCAATCCCGCCGTCTCGTTTTACGCTTGAACTCCCACACCAGCGTTCCGCTCTTTGAGCAACTCCGAGCCCAAATCTCTGTCATGGTGGCAGTCGGCCGGCTTGAGCCCGGTTGCCGTCTTCCCACCGTACGTCAATTGGCCGAACAGTTGCGTCTCGCTCCGGGCACGGTGGCTCGTACTTATCGTGAACTGGAGAGCGATGGCATCACTAGGGGGCAAGGCCGTTCTGGAACCTTCGTTGCTGACGAGCCGCCGCACTCTGAACCCATGGAAGAGCGCCGCCAGCGCCTCAAACAATCTGCTCAGCGCTTCGCTTTTGAGGTGCGCCAACTTGGCATTGAACTTCACCAGGCCATTGCCGCTTTTGAACAAGCACTTTCCGCTGAGGAAACTGCCGAGGGTTAG
- a CDS encoding asparaginase has translation MSNPPLQVELTRAGIGESVHLVDAVVVDVEGRVQQTWGDFSRLTLPRSATKPLQALPLVETGAADAFNLSTVELSMACASHNGEAAHVSTVEAWLAKVGSGQQDLACASHSHSEPRLKADDYCSGLPTPVSNNCSGKHSGFITLMRHEGVEIDGYLDPEHPLHRDYITPMLAEMCHFDPAAQAPGIDGCGVPVWAIPLTGLATGWANLPGRPAGRRLLDAMIAEPFYMAGTGRSCTRINTEGQGRAVVKTGAEGVFCGTLPDQGLGMALKVHDGGSRASGAAAAWLLHQLGALDFDGTDEVTNHAGRVVGEIRVRA, from the coding sequence ATGAGCAATCCGCCACTCCAGGTAGAACTCACCCGGGCAGGCATTGGAGAAAGCGTCCACCTGGTAGATGCCGTGGTGGTAGATGTCGAGGGCCGGGTGCAACAAACTTGGGGGGATTTTTCTCGCCTCACCTTGCCCCGGTCGGCTACCAAACCTTTACAAGCCTTACCGCTGGTAGAAACCGGGGCCGCCGACGCCTTCAACCTCAGCACCGTGGAACTCTCCATGGCCTGCGCCAGCCACAACGGAGAAGCAGCCCACGTGTCCACCGTAGAAGCCTGGCTAGCCAAAGTCGGGTCGGGTCAACAAGACCTGGCCTGCGCCAGCCACTCGCATAGCGAACCTCGGTTAAAAGCCGACGACTACTGCAGCGGTTTGCCCACTCCGGTGTCAAACAACTGCTCGGGCAAACACAGCGGCTTCATCACCCTGATGCGTCACGAAGGTGTTGAGATTGACGGCTACCTGGATCCCGAGCACCCTCTGCACCGGGACTACATCACCCCCATGCTGGCCGAAATGTGCCACTTCGACCCGGCAGCTCAAGCACCAGGCATCGATGGTTGCGGAGTCCCGGTGTGGGCTATACCGCTCACCGGGCTAGCCACCGGATGGGCCAACCTGCCCGGCCGGCCCGCCGGACGCCGGTTACTGGATGCCATGATTGCTGAGCCCTTTTATATGGCCGGCACCGGCCGATCCTGTACCCGCATCAACACCGAGGGGCAAGGACGAGCCGTAGTAAAAACAGGGGCCGAAGGGGTGTTCTGCGGAACCCTGCCTGATCAAGGCTTAGGGATGGCGCTCAAAGTGCACGATGGTGGTTCACGAGCTTCAGGGGCGGCCGCCGCCTGGCTGTTGCATCAACTCGGAGCACTCGATTTTGACGGCACCGACGAGGTAACCAACCACGCCGGCCGGGTGGTCGGGGAGATACGGGTACGGGCCTAA